Proteins from a genomic interval of Thermoanaerobacterium thermosaccharolyticum DSM 571:
- a CDS encoding ROK family transcriptional regulator — MITGDQLLIKQINKSIVLNTIRKKGIISRADLANITGLNKSTVSSLVDELIKDGFVEEEGPGESKGGRKPIMLMINSLAGCVVGIDLDVNYILVILTDILANILWQKRINLKIGEEKEDIIGKIIDLIDEAISNSPKTVKGVLGIGIGVPGITDYKRGIVLKAPNLKWENVELKKIIEEKFHLNVYIDNEANTGAIAEKWFGVGKNARNFVYVSAGIGIGTGIIINNELYRGSFGLAGEMGHMTIDINDHLCSCGNRGCWENYASEKSLFSYIKEKLESGEKDEYLKIDDLDKLDINDIIDIAEKGSSLAKRSIEEISRNLSIGIVNIVNTFNPDLVIVGNTLSGIGDYLLKMIREYIDSKCLVSRYNDVAVEISKLGMLDRAIGAVTLVISELFSYPGL; from the coding sequence ATGATAACAGGTGACCAGCTATTAATTAAGCAAATTAACAAATCTATTGTTCTTAATACAATACGCAAAAAAGGCATAATATCAAGAGCTGATTTGGCGAATATAACAGGTTTAAATAAATCAACCGTATCATCTTTAGTCGATGAGCTTATAAAAGATGGCTTTGTAGAAGAAGAGGGTCCCGGTGAGTCAAAGGGTGGCAGAAAGCCTATAATGCTCATGATAAACAGCCTGGCTGGCTGTGTTGTCGGCATTGACCTTGATGTAAATTATATACTTGTGATCTTGACAGACATACTTGCAAATATATTGTGGCAAAAGCGTATAAATCTAAAGATTGGCGAAGAGAAAGAAGATATCATAGGTAAGATAATTGACCTCATAGATGAGGCTATATCGAATTCTCCAAAGACTGTAAAAGGCGTATTGGGAATAGGTATTGGCGTACCTGGAATTACAGACTACAAGAGAGGAATTGTGCTAAAAGCTCCAAATCTAAAATGGGAAAATGTAGAGCTTAAAAAGATTATCGAGGAAAAGTTTCATCTAAATGTCTATATTGATAATGAAGCTAATACAGGTGCGATTGCTGAGAAATGGTTCGGTGTAGGTAAAAATGCCAGAAATTTTGTTTATGTAAGTGCTGGTATAGGGATTGGCACAGGAATTATAATCAATAATGAATTGTACAGAGGATCTTTTGGCTTAGCTGGTGAGATGGGACACATGACGATTGATATAAATGATCATCTGTGCAGTTGCGGCAATAGAGGATGTTGGGAAAATTATGCATCAGAAAAATCATTATTCAGCTATATAAAGGAGAAGTTAGAATCCGGCGAAAAGGATGAGTATTTAAAAATTGATGATTTAGATAAATTAGATATAAATGATATTATAGATATTGCAGAAAAAGGCAGTAGCCTTGCAAAAAGATCGATTGAAGAGATATCAAGAAATTTAAGTATAGGCATAGTAAATATTGTAAATACTTTTAACCCGGACCTGGTCATAGTAGGAAATACGCTGTCTGGAATTGGCGACTATCTATTAAAGATGATAAGAGAGTATATAGATAGCAAATGTCTTGTATCGAGATACAACGACGTTGCAGTTGAAATATCAAAATTAGGAATGTTGGATCGGGCTATAGGCGCTGTGACGCTTGTAATATCAGAACTTTTTTCATATCCAGGATTATAA
- a CDS encoding beta-glucosidase — MKCTKEYRLSYTDRAKKIVEKMTLEEKVYLMSGKVSLKDLINDEANGNHYNYVPYPAGGNERLGVPEMKFCDGPRGAVQGNSTCFPVSMARGATFDTDLEERIGRAIGREIRAHGGNLFGGVCINLPYNPGWGRSQETYGEESFHIGQMGSALVRGVQEENVIACIKHFAFNSMERSRFKVNVTADKRTEREVYLSHFKDCIDAGAASVMSAYNLYQGKHCGHSDYLLNKVLKGEWDFDGFVISDFFLGVRDTVEAANAGMDIEMCHTLYFGDKLIKAVKEGKVSEDRINDAAIRIVRTLLAFTEADDKEYSKDVISCKEHIDLALEAAEKCMTLMKNDGVLPFSKDKSKRVAVLGRLGNIGNIGDYGSSRVYPKYVVTPLEGIKKLLPDSEVVFYDGDDLEKAKEIAKSSDAVIFVVGYGPHDEGEYSDTIADEILGKDDPMLKSVEEAGGQISVGSETGYGGDRVKSLGLHKDEIELIKAVGPINKNSAVVLIGGNMIMINEWKDDVSAILMAYYPGMEGGTAIAKTLFGDVNPGGKLPFVVPYRESDLPHVDWDTKEQHYGYYHGYAKLEKEGIEPLLPYGFGLSYTTFSFSNEKFGVDGDEVVASCDVQNTGSMKGDEVVQMYVGFKNSSVDRPVKLLRGFKCITLNPGEKMAVEIRCPIEKLKWFNPDTNEWELEHMDYEVYIGNSSSNKDLLMGKVTL, encoded by the coding sequence ATGAAGTGCACAAAGGAATACAGATTGTCTTATACAGACAGGGCAAAAAAGATAGTGGAAAAGATGACTCTTGAAGAGAAAGTGTATCTTATGAGCGGCAAAGTAAGCCTTAAGGATTTGATTAATGATGAAGCAAATGGCAATCATTACAATTATGTACCATATCCTGCTGGTGGAAATGAGAGGCTTGGAGTGCCTGAGATGAAGTTTTGCGATGGACCAAGAGGAGCAGTGCAGGGGAATAGCACATGTTTTCCTGTGTCAATGGCAAGGGGTGCTACATTTGATACAGATCTAGAAGAGCGCATTGGAAGGGCAATTGGAAGAGAGATTAGAGCACATGGCGGGAATCTCTTTGGCGGTGTCTGCATAAATCTTCCTTATAATCCTGGGTGGGGAAGAAGCCAGGAAACTTACGGTGAAGAATCCTTTCACATAGGACAGATGGGATCTGCACTTGTAAGAGGTGTTCAGGAAGAGAATGTCATTGCATGCATAAAGCATTTTGCTTTTAACAGCATGGAAAGGTCGCGGTTTAAAGTAAATGTCACTGCAGACAAGCGGACTGAAAGAGAGGTATACCTCTCGCATTTTAAAGACTGCATTGATGCAGGGGCTGCTTCTGTTATGAGTGCGTACAATCTCTATCAAGGCAAACACTGTGGCCACAGCGATTACCTTTTAAACAAAGTATTAAAGGGCGAATGGGACTTTGATGGCTTTGTGATTAGCGATTTCTTCCTAGGTGTTAGGGACACTGTAGAAGCAGCAAATGCTGGTATGGACATAGAGATGTGCCATACATTGTACTTTGGAGATAAGCTAATCAAGGCAGTGAAAGAAGGAAAGGTAAGTGAAGACAGGATAAACGATGCAGCAATACGCATTGTTAGAACGCTTTTGGCATTTACTGAAGCAGATGATAAAGAGTACAGTAAAGATGTGATAAGCTGTAAAGAACATATAGATTTGGCTTTAGAAGCTGCTGAAAAATGCATGACACTTATGAAAAATGACGGCGTGCTTCCGTTTTCAAAGGATAAGTCAAAGCGTGTAGCTGTTCTTGGAAGGCTAGGAAATATTGGGAACATTGGCGATTACGGCTCCAGCAGAGTATATCCAAAATACGTTGTTACACCATTAGAAGGTATAAAGAAGCTTTTGCCTGATTCTGAAGTAGTCTTTTACGACGGCGATGACTTAGAGAAAGCAAAGGAGATAGCAAAGTCGTCTGATGCAGTAATATTCGTCGTTGGATATGGTCCTCACGATGAAGGTGAGTACTCTGATACTATTGCAGATGAGATACTTGGCAAAGATGATCCTATGTTGAAGTCAGTAGAAGAGGCAGGGGGCCAGATAAGTGTAGGCTCTGAGACTGGATATGGCGGGGATAGAGTAAAGTCGCTGGGCCTTCACAAAGATGAAATAGAGCTTATAAAAGCTGTAGGACCTATAAACAAAAATTCAGCCGTCGTTTTGATTGGTGGCAATATGATTATGATAAACGAATGGAAGGATGACGTATCTGCTATACTTATGGCTTATTATCCGGGAATGGAAGGGGGCACAGCCATAGCAAAGACGCTTTTTGGCGATGTAAATCCAGGCGGAAAATTGCCATTTGTCGTCCCATACAGGGAAAGCGACCTTCCTCATGTAGATTGGGATACTAAAGAGCAACATTATGGATACTATCACGGATATGCAAAACTGGAGAAAGAAGGCATAGAACCTCTTCTGCCTTACGGTTTTGGACTTTCATATACAACATTTAGCTTCTCGAATGAAAAATTTGGTGTAGATGGGGATGAAGTTGTTGCATCGTGCGATGTTCAGAATACTGGTAGTATGAAAGGCGATGAAGTTGTACAGATGTATGTGGGATTTAAAAACTCATCTGTAGATAGACCTGTAAAACTTTTGAGAGGATTTAAATGTATTACGTTAAATCCAGGTGAGAAGATGGCAGTGGAAATAAGATGCCCAATCGAAAAGCTAAAGTGGTTTAACCCAGATACAAATGAATGGGAACTTGAGCACATGGATTATGAAGTTTACATCGGTAACAGCAGCTCAAATAAGGATTTATTAATGGGGAAGGTAACATTATAA
- a CDS encoding sugar ABC transporter permease, protein MVNSKGFKENNVSINKKFSFNLKLYTMIIALVGIWIIFAIATKGDFLTSRNMSNLFRQMVSTAVLAIGMVFVIIAGQIDLSVGSLLGLTGGIAAIANVWFHINGILSIIIALAIGLILGTWNGWWVAYKNVPSFIVTLAGMLVFRGILIGITNGYTIAPLSSDFQFIGQAYLTPVSGYLLGIIVLLVGAYTIYSQRKSKIKYGLEVSPFYLDIAKIILMIVLIGLFVFTLNSYNGIPFSVLILAILVAIFTYIASKTVFGRRVYALGGNIEAAKLSGINVKKITLILFAINGLLAAVSGVVLTSTLNAGSTSAGQNAEMDAIASCVIGGASLMGGVGSVIGAIIGALVMASINNGMSLLNSAPFWQYVVKGLILLLAVYVDVASKNKE, encoded by the coding sequence ATGGTGAATTCGAAAGGTTTTAAAGAAAATAATGTATCGATAAATAAAAAATTTTCATTTAATTTAAAATTATATACGATGATAATAGCATTAGTCGGTATTTGGATTATTTTTGCAATTGCTACAAAAGGTGACTTTTTAACTTCTAGAAATATGTCAAATCTTTTTAGGCAAATGGTTTCTACGGCGGTTTTAGCCATAGGGATGGTTTTTGTAATAATAGCTGGTCAGATTGATCTTTCAGTTGGATCGCTTTTAGGTCTGACTGGTGGTATAGCTGCAATTGCTAATGTCTGGTTTCATATTAATGGCATCCTTTCAATAATTATTGCGTTAGCGATTGGTTTGATTTTAGGAACGTGGAATGGCTGGTGGGTAGCTTATAAAAATGTTCCATCGTTTATTGTAACGTTAGCAGGCATGCTGGTATTTAGAGGAATATTGATTGGTATAACTAATGGTTATACTATAGCACCATTGAGTAGTGATTTTCAGTTTATAGGTCAAGCTTATTTAACTCCAGTAAGTGGCTATTTACTCGGTATAATTGTATTACTAGTAGGAGCCTATACTATATATTCACAAAGGAAATCAAAAATTAAGTATGGGTTAGAAGTTTCACCTTTTTATTTAGATATTGCTAAAATAATACTTATGATTGTATTGATTGGACTATTTGTATTCACGCTAAATTCCTATAATGGAATTCCTTTTTCAGTATTAATTTTGGCGATTTTAGTTGCAATATTTACTTATATTGCATCAAAGACAGTTTTTGGGAGAAGAGTTTATGCATTAGGTGGTAATATCGAGGCTGCAAAATTATCAGGTATCAATGTTAAGAAGATAACACTTATTTTATTTGCAATTAATGGATTGCTTGCAGCAGTATCAGGCGTTGTTCTTACATCAACTTTAAATGCTGGATCAACATCTGCAGGTCAGAATGCGGAGATGGATGCAATCGCGTCTTGTGTAATTGGTGGAGCAAGCCTTATGGGAGGCGTTGGATCAGTTATTGGTGCTATAATAGGCGCATTAGTTATGGCAAGTATCAACAATGGAATGAGCTTACTTAATTCCGCACCATTTTGGCAATATGTTGTTAAGGGATTGATATTACTATTAGCTGTTTATGTAGATGTAGCCTCGAAAAATAAAGAATAA
- a CDS encoding xylose ABC transporter ATP-binding protein: MGDFILEMKNITKDFSGVKALDNVNLKVKKGEIHGLCGENGAGKSTLMKILSGVYPYGTFSGEIIFDGKELKLNNIKDAEDAGIGIIYQELSLVKELSVSENIFIGNEPNKNGIIDFDRMYYETKILLDKLNLNINPNVPVKNLGIGQQQLVEIAKALSKNVSLLILDEPTSSLTDADVEILFNILRQLKDNGVTCIYISHKLNEVMEITDRITVQRDGKTIGSEDTKNLTESEIIKMMVGRELTNLFPKEEHQIGKEILEVKNFSVYDSKSSSKKIVDNVSFTLKEGEILGIAGLIGAGRTELVSSIFGSYPGRHEGEIYLEGKKINIRNPDEALDYGIAMVPEDRKGQGLINILSVRDNMTLSNIESYKNNFGSVDVNKEIVDVKKYIEMLKIKVSHFDLAVKNLSGGNQQKVVLAKNLLRNPKILILDEPTRGIDVGAKYEIYKLIYELVKSGISIIMVSSELPEIIGLSDRIVVMHEGKKKGEFVNKDVTQEMIMQCAIGGK, from the coding sequence ATGGGTGATTTCATACTAGAAATGAAAAATATAACAAAGGATTTTTCCGGTGTTAAAGCTTTAGACAATGTGAATTTGAAAGTCAAAAAAGGAGAAATACACGGACTATGTGGTGAAAATGGTGCGGGAAAGTCAACACTTATGAAAATTTTAAGCGGTGTATATCCATATGGTACTTTTTCTGGAGAGATAATATTTGATGGAAAAGAATTAAAATTAAATAATATTAAAGATGCAGAAGATGCAGGGATAGGTATAATTTATCAGGAGTTGTCATTAGTTAAAGAATTGTCTGTCAGTGAAAATATATTTATTGGGAATGAGCCTAATAAAAATGGGATAATTGATTTTGACAGGATGTACTATGAAACTAAAATCTTACTTGATAAATTGAATTTGAATATTAATCCTAATGTACCAGTAAAGAATTTGGGCATTGGACAGCAACAATTAGTTGAAATTGCCAAAGCTTTATCTAAAAATGTTAGCTTGTTGATATTGGATGAGCCAACATCATCTCTTACAGATGCTGATGTTGAGATATTGTTTAATATATTAAGACAGTTAAAAGATAATGGTGTTACATGTATATATATATCTCATAAATTAAATGAAGTAATGGAAATAACGGATCGGATAACAGTTCAGAGAGATGGAAAAACAATAGGTTCAGAAGATACAAAAAATCTTACAGAGAGTGAAATTATAAAAATGATGGTTGGGCGTGAACTTACGAATCTTTTCCCAAAAGAGGAACATCAAATTGGAAAAGAAATATTGGAAGTAAAAAATTTCAGTGTTTATGATTCGAAATCATCTAGCAAAAAAATTGTAGACAATGTCAGCTTTACTTTAAAAGAAGGTGAGATATTAGGAATAGCAGGCCTTATTGGAGCTGGAAGAACTGAACTTGTTTCTAGTATTTTCGGATCATATCCAGGAAGACATGAAGGTGAAATCTATTTAGAAGGTAAAAAAATTAATATAAGAAATCCTGATGAAGCCTTGGATTATGGAATTGCAATGGTTCCAGAAGATAGAAAAGGTCAAGGGTTAATAAATATATTATCTGTAAGAGATAATATGACATTATCTAATATAGAAAGTTATAAAAATAACTTTGGCTCAGTTGACGTAAATAAAGAAATAGTGGATGTTAAAAAATATATCGAAATGTTGAAAATAAAAGTTTCACATTTTGACTTAGCAGTAAAAAATTTAAGCGGTGGAAATCAACAGAAAGTGGTTTTGGCTAAAAATTTATTAAGAAATCCTAAAATATTGATATTAGATGAACCTACTCGTGGAATTGATGTCGGTGCAAAATATGAGATATATAAATTAATTTATGAATTGGTTAAAAGCGGTATTTCAATAATAATGGTATCATCAGAACTGCCAGAAATAATAGGATTAAGTGATAGAATTGTCGTAATGCATGAAGGTAAAAAGAAGGGTGAATTTGTCAATAAAGATGTCACTCAAGAAATGATAATGCAATGTGCGATAGGAGGTAAATAA
- the xylF gene encoding D-xylose ABC transporter substrate-binding protein, with protein MGKNAKKALLSVILILSMLFTFSACATTNPNQSKSNNQTSQTTNTSDNSGKIKIGFSFDTLNLERWQHDRDYFVQRAKELGADVLVQSANSDSQTQYSQCQNLIAQGIKVLVIIPHDGSAIAPIVEEAHKAGVKVLAYDRLIMNADVDAYVSFDNEKVGELQAEAITKLVPKGNYFLLEGSPTDNNAKLFEQGQKKVLQPLVDKGDIKIVGEQWAQDWLTQNAYNIMQNALTANNNKIDAVVDANDSTALGAIRALQEQNLAGKVAISGQDADLANCQLIVEGKQSMTVYKPVKEEATKGADVAVALAKGEDINANGKVNNGKIDVPSVLLTPVAVDKNNMVDTIIKDGFHSLDEVYKNVPKDQWPKQ; from the coding sequence ATGGGTAAAAATGCAAAAAAAGCTTTGTTGTCGGTGATACTTATACTTAGTATGTTGTTTACGTTTTCGGCGTGTGCTACAACAAATCCTAATCAATCAAAATCTAATAATCAAACAAGCCAAACGACCAATACATCTGACAACTCAGGCAAAATTAAAATTGGCTTTAGTTTTGATACTCTAAATCTAGAGAGATGGCAACATGATAGAGACTATTTTGTTCAAAGGGCTAAAGAGTTAGGAGCTGATGTATTAGTACAGTCAGCTAATAGTGATTCACAAACACAATATTCGCAATGTCAAAATTTAATAGCGCAAGGCATAAAAGTTTTAGTAATAATTCCACATGATGGAAGTGCAATAGCACCAATCGTTGAAGAAGCTCATAAAGCTGGAGTAAAGGTTTTAGCATACGATAGATTAATTATGAACGCAGATGTAGATGCATACGTGTCGTTTGACAATGAAAAAGTTGGTGAATTACAAGCTGAAGCAATAACAAAACTGGTACCAAAAGGAAATTATTTCTTACTTGAAGGTTCACCTACAGATAATAATGCTAAATTGTTTGAACAAGGTCAAAAGAAGGTTTTACAACCGTTAGTTGATAAAGGCGATATAAAAATAGTTGGAGAGCAATGGGCGCAAGATTGGCTTACACAAAATGCTTACAATATTATGCAAAATGCACTAACAGCTAATAACAATAAAATTGATGCAGTAGTTGATGCGAATGACAGTACTGCTTTAGGAGCGATTAGGGCTTTACAAGAACAAAATCTTGCTGGAAAAGTTGCAATATCCGGTCAAGATGCTGATCTAGCAAATTGTCAGTTGATTGTTGAAGGCAAACAATCAATGACTGTGTATAAGCCAGTAAAGGAAGAAGCAACAAAAGGTGCTGATGTAGCGGTTGCCTTAGCAAAAGGTGAAGACATCAATGCAAACGGAAAGGTCAATAATGGAAAAATTGACGTACCATCTGTATTGCTTACACCTGTAGCCGTAGATAAGAACAATATGGTAGATACTATCATAAAAGACGGATTCCATAGCCTTGATGAAGTTTATAAAAATGTTCCTAAAGATCAATGGCCAAAACAATAG
- the xylB gene encoding xylulokinase produces MYFLGIDLGTSSVKIILMSDSGSVVSSVSKEYPVYYPEPGWAEQNPEDWWNATKNGINELISKSGVKSGDIKGIGLSGQMHGLVLLDRDNNVITPAILWCDQRTQEECDYIIEKIGKEGLLKYTGNKALTGFTAPKILWVRKHLKDVYSRIAHILLPKDYIRFKLTGDYATEVSDASGTLLFDVSNRRWSKDMIDAFDIPENALPKCYESTDVTGYVTKEAADLTGLEEGTIVVGGGGDQASGAVGTGTVKSGIVSVALGTSGVVFASQDKYAADEELRLHSFCHANGKWHVMGVMLSAASCLKWWVDNVNNYSNEAMTFDGLLGEAEKAQPGSDGLVFLPYLMGERTPYSDPYAKGSFVGLSITHNRGHMTRSILEGVAFGLRDSLELIKDLNIPVNEVRVSGGGAKSKLWRQILADIFNVRIDMINATEGPSFGAAIMASVGYGLYKDVDEACSKLIKVTDSVYPIQENVEKYNKLYPVYVSLYSKLKGTFEEIAKLS; encoded by the coding sequence ATGTATTTTTTAGGGATAGATTTAGGTACGTCATCAGTTAAGATAATACTGATGAGTGACAGCGGAAGCGTTGTATCTAGCGTTTCAAAAGAATATCCTGTGTATTATCCGGAACCTGGGTGGGCAGAACAAAACCCAGAGGACTGGTGGAATGCGACAAAAAATGGGATAAATGAATTAATCTCAAAAAGCGGTGTAAAAAGCGGCGATATAAAAGGTATAGGCTTAAGTGGACAAATGCATGGGTTAGTGCTTCTTGATAGAGACAATAATGTCATCACACCTGCTATACTTTGGTGCGATCAGAGGACACAAGAGGAATGTGATTACATTATAGAGAAAATAGGGAAAGAAGGTCTTTTGAAGTACACAGGTAATAAGGCATTGACAGGATTTACTGCTCCAAAGATATTATGGGTAAGAAAACACCTTAAAGATGTGTACAGCAGAATTGCTCACATTCTATTGCCTAAAGACTATATAAGGTTTAAATTGACAGGTGATTACGCGACAGAGGTTTCTGATGCATCAGGAACACTCCTATTTGACGTCAGCAATAGAAGATGGTCAAAGGATATGATAGACGCATTTGATATACCTGAAAATGCGCTTCCTAAGTGCTATGAATCGACTGATGTAACTGGATATGTTACAAAAGAAGCGGCGGATTTGACAGGACTTGAAGAAGGTACAATTGTTGTAGGTGGAGGTGGCGATCAGGCTAGCGGTGCTGTCGGTACTGGAACGGTGAAAAGTGGTATAGTGTCAGTTGCTTTAGGCACATCTGGTGTTGTATTTGCATCACAGGACAAGTATGCAGCAGACGAAGAATTGAGACTTCACTCATTCTGCCACGCTAATGGCAAATGGCATGTGATGGGTGTAATGCTGTCAGCAGCATCTTGCCTTAAATGGTGGGTCGACAATGTAAATAATTACAGCAACGAGGCTATGACATTTGATGGACTTCTTGGGGAAGCAGAAAAAGCACAGCCGGGAAGTGATGGGCTTGTGTTCTTGCCGTATCTTATGGGCGAGCGTACACCATACAGCGACCCTTATGCAAAAGGAAGCTTTGTAGGATTAAGCATAACACATAATAGAGGCCATATGACAAGGTCCATATTGGAAGGTGTTGCATTTGGGTTGAGGGACTCTCTTGAGCTCATTAAAGATCTTAATATACCTGTTAATGAAGTCAGAGTAAGCGGTGGCGGTGCAAAGAGCAAGCTTTGGAGGCAGATCCTTGCAGATATATTCAATGTAAGAATAGATATGATAAATGCTACAGAAGGACCATCATTTGGCGCTGCTATAATGGCATCTGTAGGTTATGGGCTTTATAAAGATGTGGATGAAGCTTGTAGCAAGCTTATAAAAGTAACAGACAGTGTATACCCGATACAAGAAAATGTTGAAAAATACAACAAGCTTTATCCGGTTTACGTAAGCTTGTATTCAAAATTAAAAGGTACATTTGAAGAGATAGCGAAGTTAAGTTAA
- the xylA gene encoding xylose isomerase has protein sequence MSKYFEKVSKIKYEGPKSNNPYAFKFYNPEEVIDGKTMEEHLRFSIAYWHTFTADGTDQFGKATMQRPWNHLTDPMDIAKARVEAAFEFFDKINAPFFCFHDRDIAPEGDTLRETNKNLDIIVAMIKDYLKTSKTKVLWGTANLFSNPRFVHGASTSCNADVFAYSAAQVKKALEITKELGGQNYVFWGGREGYETLLNTDMELELDNFARFLHMAVDYAKEIGFEGQFLIEPKPKEPTKHQYDFDVANVLAFLRKYDLDKYFKVNIEANHATLAAHDFQHELRYARINGVLGSIDANTGDMLLGWDTDQFPTDIRMTTLAMYEVIKMGGFDKGGLNFDAKVRRASFEPEDLFLGHIAGMDAFAKGFKVAYKLVKDGVFDKFIEERYASYKDGIGADIVSGKADFKSLEKYALEHSEIVNKSGRQEMLESILNQYLFTE, from the coding sequence ATGAGCAAATATTTTGAAAAAGTATCAAAAATTAAATATGAAGGACCTAAATCAAATAATCCTTATGCATTTAAATTCTACAATCCAGAGGAAGTAATCGATGGAAAGACAATGGAGGAACATCTTCGCTTTTCTATAGCTTACTGGCACACGTTTACAGCAGATGGGACAGACCAATTCGGAAAAGCAACAATGCAAAGGCCGTGGAATCACCTTACAGATCCTATGGACATAGCAAAGGCTAGAGTTGAAGCGGCATTTGAGTTTTTTGACAAAATTAATGCACCTTTCTTCTGCTTCCATGACAGAGATATAGCACCAGAAGGTGATACATTAAGAGAGACCAATAAAAACCTGGATATCATCGTTGCCATGATAAAGGATTACTTGAAGACCAGCAAGACGAAAGTTTTGTGGGGCACTGCAAACCTATTCTCAAATCCGAGATTTGTACATGGCGCATCAACATCCTGCAATGCTGATGTTTTTGCATATTCTGCAGCGCAAGTCAAAAAAGCCCTTGAGATTACTAAGGAGCTTGGAGGACAAAACTACGTATTCTGGGGCGGAAGAGAAGGATACGAGACACTCCTTAATACAGATATGGAGTTAGAGCTTGATAATTTTGCAAGATTTCTACACATGGCAGTTGATTATGCAAAAGAAATCGGCTTTGAAGGACAATTTTTGATTGAGCCGAAGCCGAAAGAACCTACAAAACATCAATACGACTTTGATGTAGCAAATGTTTTGGCATTCTTAAGAAAATACGACCTTGATAAATATTTCAAAGTGAATATAGAAGCTAATCATGCAACATTAGCAGCTCACGACTTCCAACATGAGCTAAGATACGCAAGGATAAACGGAGTATTAGGGTCAATTGATGCAAATACAGGCGACATGCTTTTGGGATGGGATACGGACCAGTTCCCGACAGATATACGCATGACGACACTTGCTATGTACGAAGTCATAAAGATGGGCGGATTTGACAAAGGTGGACTCAACTTCGACGCAAAAGTCAGAAGAGCCTCATTTGAGCCTGAAGATCTTTTCTTAGGACATATTGCAGGTATGGATGCTTTTGCAAAAGGCTTCAAAGTGGCTTATAAGCTTGTAAAAGATGGCGTATTTGACAAGTTCATTGAAGAGAGATATGCAAGCTACAAAGATGGCATTGGCGCAGATATTGTAAGTGGTAAAGCAGATTTCAAGAGCTTGGAGAAATATGCATTAGAGCATAGCGAGATTGTTAACAAATCAGGTAGACAAGAAATGCTTGAATCAATACTCAATCAGTATTTGTTTACAGAATAA